The following are encoded in a window of Allosphingosinicella indica genomic DNA:
- a CDS encoding ATP-binding protein — protein sequence MKYKKLITGTRYQTRAPGNFFTDQKSKSVLLGRREASEINLAFVGKVLEQSRTGNLLDYNVQLDIQFPHVIGIFGSRGSGKSYDLGVILEGIFGPSRADVTDAGIVFDVQDQFWTLAYKPDPSLDTDQAQVQELTAWGLQPEHIEGVQVWIPQCSDTQVPEAVSFSLSASQLTHADWLAILELERFSPMGQALITLLDTSPGSTPEGLADLCDGAGPLSNYQQGTVDGLRWRLESLAHTEIIGSTGLSIDELLQKGRLTVVLMRNLAESVRGLVVGVISRLAADRMGRVQQARKVAARTGNRLSDDGIALTRRLWIVLDEAHVLVPSDGATAATGPLIDYVKRGRDAGLSLIFATQQPSAVNSKLMSQVDLTLTHMLGFDADLSAAIARMPTRASVDYDVDSQSGCSLADVIRSLGPGECVIADGASSRIFLARVRPRTTAHGGATPK from the coding sequence GTGAAATATAAGAAGCTTATAACTGGCACTAGGTATCAAACGAGAGCCCCAGGTAACTTCTTTACCGATCAGAAAAGCAAATCCGTTCTTCTAGGCCGCCGCGAAGCCTCGGAAATTAACCTCGCTTTTGTCGGCAAGGTTTTAGAGCAAAGCCGCACCGGCAATCTCCTTGATTATAACGTGCAGCTGGATATCCAATTTCCCCACGTGATTGGCATCTTCGGGAGCCGAGGTAGTGGGAAGAGCTACGACTTAGGAGTAATTCTCGAAGGGATATTTGGTCCCTCACGGGCGGATGTGACGGACGCAGGCATCGTTTTCGACGTGCAGGACCAGTTTTGGACGCTTGCATACAAGCCAGACCCTTCGCTTGATACCGACCAGGCACAGGTGCAAGAGCTTACGGCGTGGGGTTTACAGCCTGAGCACATTGAAGGAGTTCAGGTTTGGATCCCGCAATGTAGCGACACCCAGGTCCCGGAAGCCGTTTCATTCTCACTCTCCGCTTCTCAGCTGACCCATGCGGACTGGCTCGCCATCTTGGAGCTAGAACGATTCTCCCCAATGGGACAGGCACTGATCACTCTTTTGGATACCAGTCCGGGGAGCACCCCAGAAGGGCTGGCAGACCTTTGTGACGGGGCTGGCCCGCTTTCAAATTATCAGCAAGGGACTGTGGACGGGCTGCGCTGGCGCCTCGAAAGCCTCGCGCATACGGAAATAATCGGCTCCACTGGACTGAGCATCGATGAGCTTCTTCAGAAAGGTAGGCTGACGGTCGTACTCATGCGGAACCTCGCTGAGTCCGTTCGCGGCCTTGTGGTTGGGGTTATTTCGAGGCTCGCGGCAGATCGCATGGGCCGCGTACAGCAGGCCCGCAAGGTTGCCGCACGCACGGGGAATCGGCTCTCTGATGACGGCATTGCTCTAACCCGACGACTTTGGATTGTACTGGACGAAGCGCACGTACTCGTGCCGTCGGACGGTGCGACTGCCGCGACAGGTCCGTTGATCGATTATGTGAAGCGCGGGCGCGATGCCGGCCTATCTCTGATTTTTGCAACTCAGCAGCCCTCGGCAGTAAACTCCAAACTGATGAGCCAGGTCGATCTCACCCTTACTCACATGCTCGGGTTTGATGCAGATTTGTCGGCTGCTATCGCCCGCATGCCCACGCGCGCCTCAGTAGATTACGACGTGGACAGCCAATCCGGCTGCTCGCTCGCAGATGTCATCCGCAGCCTCGGACCAGGTGAGTGTGTCATAGCCGATGGCGCAAGCAGTCGGATATTTCTCGCACGAGTTCGCCCCCGCACCACCGCGCATGGCGGGGCAACGCCTAAGTGA
- a CDS encoding FtsK/SpoIIIE family DNA translocase encodes MATAARSSRQQQEAAKRRAGIDRAFRRTVALVAGGGLILAALLAALALVSYHPSDPAFNTSAAGPVRNWILAPGAYASDLLLSLWGPAIGLALPLVMLIGLRVARSADAGSWRRALLVTLAGISLVGTAVALLFGGAVNGLPAGWGGAFGLTFAKLIELGLGLIGEPGIAEPFRLVVVGLLAIAGLFLFYMGLGLRAEERAWMAARRERAPRRIADLRDDPIEDDFFDEEDEAEDAAPRKPVIAAKDTPRTVIADRPRQPDKTRRPQRERQSSLALGDAYTLPTLDLLTPPPAQPQARLDKASLERNARLLESVLEDFSVKGEIVEVRPGPVVTMYELEPASGIKASRVIQLADDIARNMSALSARVATIPGRSVIGIELPNTKREMVSLSELVSSDAFEDQVASLPLILGKNIAGDPVIADLAPMPHLLVAGTTGSGKSVGLNCMILSLLYRLTPEQCRMIMIDPKMLELSVYDDIPHLLSPVVTEPAKAIRALKWTVEQMEERYRMMASVGVRALSSFNAKVRDAKAKGQTLGRRVQTGYDQETGQPKYEMEELDYDVLPQIVVVVDELADLMMTAGKEVEFLIQRLAQKARAAGIHLIMATQRPSVDVITGVIKANLPTRISFAVTSKIDSRTILGEQGAEQLLGKGDMLYMPGGKQIARVHGPFVSDEEVRAVAEHWRGQGHPEYVMAVTEEPEDGGYMFEGQPVGDDDPEAQLYRKAVQTVAESQKASTSYLQRQLRVGYNNAARLIERMEKEGKVSAPDHVGRREVLIDPEGHPI; translated from the coding sequence ATGGCGACGGCGGCGCGATCCAGCCGACAGCAGCAGGAAGCGGCGAAGCGGCGCGCGGGGATAGACCGCGCGTTCCGCCGCACGGTCGCGCTGGTCGCCGGCGGCGGGCTCATCCTCGCCGCGCTGCTCGCCGCGCTGGCTCTGGTCAGCTATCACCCATCCGATCCCGCGTTCAACACGTCGGCCGCAGGGCCGGTGCGCAACTGGATCCTAGCGCCCGGCGCCTATGCTTCGGATCTGCTACTCAGCCTGTGGGGCCCCGCGATCGGCCTTGCGCTGCCGCTGGTGATGCTCATCGGCCTGCGCGTCGCCCGTTCCGCCGATGCAGGCAGCTGGCGCCGCGCGCTGCTCGTGACGCTCGCCGGCATCAGCCTGGTCGGCACCGCGGTCGCGCTGCTGTTCGGCGGTGCGGTCAACGGGCTTCCGGCGGGGTGGGGCGGCGCGTTCGGGCTGACCTTCGCCAAGCTCATCGAACTGGGCCTCGGCCTCATCGGCGAGCCCGGCATCGCCGAGCCCTTCCGCCTCGTCGTCGTCGGCTTGCTCGCGATCGCCGGCCTCTTTCTCTTCTACATGGGCCTCGGCCTCCGCGCCGAGGAGCGAGCTTGGATGGCCGCCCGCCGCGAACGCGCGCCGCGCCGCATCGCCGATCTCCGCGACGATCCGATCGAGGACGACTTCTTCGACGAGGAGGATGAGGCGGAGGATGCCGCGCCGCGCAAGCCGGTCATCGCCGCCAAGGACACACCGCGCACCGTCATCGCCGATCGGCCGCGGCAGCCCGACAAGACCCGCCGCCCGCAGCGCGAGCGCCAATCCTCGCTCGCGCTGGGCGATGCCTATACGCTGCCGACGCTCGACCTCCTCACCCCGCCGCCCGCGCAGCCGCAGGCGCGGCTCGACAAGGCCAGCCTCGAGCGCAACGCCCGCCTGCTCGAATCGGTGCTCGAGGATTTCTCGGTGAAGGGCGAGATCGTCGAGGTCCGCCCCGGCCCGGTGGTCACCATGTACGAACTCGAACCCGCGAGCGGCATCAAGGCGAGCCGCGTCATCCAGCTTGCCGACGACATCGCGCGCAACATGTCCGCGCTCTCTGCGCGCGTCGCCACCATCCCCGGCCGCAGCGTGATCGGCATCGAATTGCCCAACACCAAGCGCGAGATGGTGTCGCTGTCCGAACTGGTGTCGAGCGATGCGTTCGAGGATCAGGTCGCCTCGCTGCCGCTGATCCTCGGCAAGAATATCGCCGGCGATCCGGTGATCGCAGATCTCGCGCCGATGCCGCACCTGCTCGTCGCCGGCACCACCGGATCGGGCAAGTCGGTCGGGCTCAATTGCATGATCCTGTCGCTGCTCTACCGACTGACGCCCGAGCAGTGCCGGATGATCATGATCGACCCGAAGATGCTCGAACTCAGCGTCTATGACGACATTCCGCACCTCCTGTCGCCGGTCGTCACCGAGCCCGCGAAGGCGATCCGCGCGCTCAAATGGACCGTCGAGCAAATGGAGGAGCGCTACCGGATGATGGCGTCGGTGGGGGTACGCGCGCTTTCCAGCTTCAACGCCAAAGTCCGCGACGCGAAGGCGAAGGGGCAGACGCTCGGCCGCCGCGTGCAGACCGGCTACGATCAGGAAACCGGCCAGCCCAAATATGAGATGGAGGAGCTCGACTACGACGTGCTGCCGCAGATCGTGGTGGTGGTCGACGAGCTTGCCGATCTGATGATGACCGCGGGCAAGGAGGTCGAGTTCCTGATCCAGCGGCTGGCGCAGAAGGCGCGCGCGGCCGGCATCCACCTCATCATGGCGACGCAGCGCCCCTCGGTGGATGTCATCACCGGCGTCATCAAGGCGAACCTGCCGACGCGGATCAGCTTCGCCGTCACCTCCAAGATCGATTCGCGCACGATCCTGGGCGAGCAGGGCGCCGAGCAGCTCCTCGGCAAGGGCGACATGCTCTACATGCCTGGCGGCAAGCAGATCGCACGCGTCCACGGCCCGTTCGTCTCCGACGAGGAGGTGCGCGCCGTCGCCGAACATTGGCGCGGCCAGGGCCATCCCGAATATGTGATGGCGGTGACCGAGGAGCCGGAGGACGGCGGCTATATGTTCGAAGGCCAGCCGGTCGGCGACGACGACCCCGAGGCGCAGCTCTACCGCAAGGCCGTGCAGACCGTGGCGGAGAGCCAGAAGGCGTCCACTTCCTACCTCCAGCGCCAGCTCCGCGTCGGCTACAACAATGCCGCGCGGCTGATCGAGCGGATGGAGAAAGAAGGCAAGGTCAGCGCCCCCGACCACGTCGGCCGCCGCGAAGTGCTGATCGACCCCGAGGGACATCCGATCTGA
- a CDS encoding FAD-dependent monooxygenase — protein MERADVIILGGGLVGLTLAIALDRHGVSTIVVDPADPASQLAPTYDGRATAVASASWRMLEAIGVGARLEGMGCAIGAIRVSDGLRPGGILFETPEDDRPLGIMFENRLIRAALRETALASENLTLLMPARPAEVVRDGAGARVTLADGRTIAAPLIVGAEGRMSPTREAANIPLARWSYDHTAIVVTVTHETDHGNTAYEIFYPAGPFAILPMLPGEDGRHRSAIVWSVAAKDGPAVMDLPPRALAAEVEKRMGGFLGAVEITAPRFSYKLGFHHAATITGERLALVGDAAHGIHPIAGQGLNLGFRDAAALAEVIVEGARIGMDLGDAALLERYERWRSLDTFMVAAATDGLTRLYGVPGRAASVLRRFGMGVVERVGPLKDRLMAEARGESGELPLLLRGLPI, from the coding sequence ATGGAACGCGCGGACGTCATCATCCTCGGCGGCGGGCTCGTCGGCCTCACGCTTGCCATCGCGCTCGACCGGCACGGCGTTTCGACCATCGTCGTCGATCCGGCCGATCCTGCGAGCCAGCTTGCGCCGACCTATGACGGGCGCGCGACGGCAGTGGCGAGCGCATCGTGGCGGATGCTCGAGGCGATCGGCGTCGGCGCGCGGCTGGAGGGGATGGGCTGCGCGATCGGCGCGATCCGCGTCAGCGATGGCCTCAGGCCCGGCGGGATCCTGTTCGAGACGCCCGAGGACGACCGCCCGCTCGGCATCATGTTCGAGAACCGGCTGATCCGCGCGGCGCTGCGCGAGACCGCGCTCGCATCGGAGAATCTGACGCTGCTGATGCCCGCACGTCCGGCCGAGGTGGTACGCGACGGCGCGGGCGCGCGGGTGACGCTGGCGGACGGCCGCACAATCGCGGCGCCGCTGATCGTCGGGGCGGAAGGGCGCATGTCGCCGACGCGCGAGGCGGCGAACATTCCGCTCGCGCGCTGGAGCTACGATCATACCGCGATCGTCGTCACCGTCACGCACGAGACGGATCACGGCAACACAGCTTACGAGATCTTCTACCCGGCCGGGCCATTCGCGATTCTGCCCATGCTGCCGGGTGAGGACGGGCGCCACCGCTCGGCGATCGTCTGGTCGGTGGCCGCCAAGGACGGGCCGGCGGTGATGGACCTGCCGCCGCGAGCGCTGGCGGCGGAGGTGGAGAAGCGGATGGGCGGCTTCCTCGGCGCGGTCGAAATCACGGCGCCGCGGTTCAGCTACAAGCTCGGCTTTCACCATGCGGCGACGATCACCGGCGAACGGCTGGCGCTGGTCGGCGATGCGGCGCACGGCATCCATCCGATCGCGGGCCAGGGGCTCAACCTCGGCTTCCGCGACGCCGCGGCGCTCGCCGAAGTGATCGTCGAGGGTGCGCGCATCGGCATGGACCTGGGCGATGCCGCGCTGCTCGAACGCTACGAGCGGTGGCGGAGCCTCGACACTTTCATGGTCGCCGCCGCGACCGACGGGCTGACGCGGCTCTACGGCGTGCCGGGCCGCGCCGCCTCAGTCTTGCGCCGGTTCGGGATGGGCGTCGTCGAGCGCGTCGGGCCGCTCAAGGACCGGCTGATGGCCGAAGCCCGCGGCGAATCGGGCGAACTGCCGCTGCTGCTACGCGGGCTTCCGATCTGA
- a CDS encoding exodeoxyribonuclease III has product MSRPDPQSNLKIASWNINSVRARAGIVEQFLRTEQPDILCLQETKVMDDAFPRDLFQRLGYKHMVLCGQRMHHGVAILSRLPLANVDKHDWQANGEARHVGVDLECGIRLENVYIPAGGDIPDRALNPKFGQKLDFLERMTRWSETTKRPTIMVGDFNVAPLECDVWSHKALINVVSHTPVEVAALTGLQQSNEWVDLGRHFHPAPGRLHTWWSYRSPDWTRNDRGRRLDHMWATKDVAATAVRHAVHESCRSWERPSDHIPLVTEFNV; this is encoded by the coding sequence ATGTCCCGCCCCGATCCGCAATCCAACCTGAAGATCGCATCCTGGAACATAAATTCGGTGCGCGCGCGCGCCGGGATCGTCGAGCAATTCCTTCGCACCGAGCAGCCCGACATCCTATGCCTCCAGGAAACGAAGGTGATGGACGACGCCTTCCCGCGCGATCTGTTCCAGCGGCTCGGCTACAAGCACATGGTGCTGTGCGGGCAGCGGATGCACCACGGCGTCGCGATCCTTAGCCGCCTACCGCTCGCCAATGTCGACAAGCATGACTGGCAGGCGAATGGCGAGGCGCGACATGTCGGCGTCGATCTCGAATGCGGGATCCGGCTGGAAAATGTCTATATCCCCGCCGGCGGCGACATCCCCGATCGCGCGCTCAACCCCAAGTTCGGCCAAAAGCTCGACTTCCTCGAACGGATGACGCGCTGGTCGGAGACGACAAAGCGGCCGACCATCATGGTCGGCGATTTCAACGTCGCGCCGCTCGAATGCGATGTCTGGAGCCACAAGGCGCTGATCAACGTCGTCAGTCACACGCCTGTCGAGGTCGCGGCGCTGACCGGGCTGCAGCAGAGCAACGAATGGGTCGATCTCGGCCGCCACTTCCACCCCGCGCCAGGGCGGCTTCACACCTGGTGGAGCTATCGCTCGCCCGACTGGACGCGCAACGATCGCGGCCGCCGGCTCGATCATATGTGGGCGACCAAGGATGTCGCCGCGACTGCGGTGCGCCATGCCGTCCATGAAAGCTGCCGGAGCTGGGAGCGGCCGTCCGATCACATCCCGCTCGTCACCGAGTTCAACGTGTGA
- a CDS encoding LON peptidase substrate-binding domain-containing protein yields the protein MSLLRVPVFPLAGALLFPRAQLPLHIFEPRYRAMVRDAMAGDQLIAMVQPRDAKDKPGLFPVGCIGRIEASEALDDGRFNIVLEGLTRFRIAREAEVETPYRQIDADRSAFTADDDEPEPLAISLRADLEQESRRYADALGYAVDWGAVARLDDEMLVNGIAQIAPFDTGSKQALIEAPDISHRADLLVQFMQFQRMMPGGADGPATLQ from the coding sequence ATGAGCCTGCTGCGCGTCCCCGTCTTCCCGCTGGCGGGCGCCTTGCTGTTCCCGCGCGCGCAACTTCCGCTGCACATCTTTGAGCCGCGCTACCGGGCGATGGTGCGCGACGCGATGGCGGGCGACCAGCTCATCGCGATGGTCCAGCCGCGCGACGCGAAGGACAAGCCGGGGCTGTTCCCCGTCGGCTGCATCGGCCGGATCGAGGCCTCCGAGGCGCTCGACGATGGCCGGTTCAACATCGTGCTGGAGGGGCTGACCCGCTTCCGCATCGCGCGCGAGGCCGAGGTCGAGACGCCGTATCGCCAGATCGACGCGGATCGATCCGCCTTCACCGCCGATGACGACGAGCCCGAGCCGCTCGCCATCTCGCTGCGCGCGGATCTGGAACAGGAATCGCGGCGCTATGCCGATGCGCTCGGCTATGCGGTCGATTGGGGCGCGGTCGCGCGGCTCGACGACGAGATGCTGGTCAACGGCATCGCCCAGATCGCGCCGTTCGACACCGGATCGAAGCAGGCGCTGATCGAAGCGCCGGACATCTCCCATCGCGCCGACCTCCTCGTCCAGTTCATGCAGTTCCAGCGCATGATGCCCGGCGGCGCCGACGGCCCCGCGACGCTGCAATGA
- a CDS encoding phospholipase D family protein — MIGPRKNRVTFQEVYATREFYRRFVSSLSESIERITICSPYFHLLPKPFDNIIKFCGFLQRRGIGEIVIITRPPGVDSAAMSLDTARRLDADGISFFIRANPYLHAKMYHIEYSKGHFRSFVGSANFTIGGLERNHEVMAELEGVGPASPCERELARMTGNGALTFPAWVHRHKPAGAGETI, encoded by the coding sequence ATGATCGGGCCTCGTAAGAACAGAGTTACATTTCAAGAAGTGTATGCAACTCGTGAATTTTATAGAAGGTTTGTATCGTCCTTAAGCGAGAGTATAGAGCGGATCACAATCTGCTCCCCATACTTTCACCTTCTGCCGAAGCCTTTTGACAACATAATCAAGTTTTGCGGATTTTTGCAGCGGCGAGGTATCGGTGAGATTGTCATCATAACGCGCCCTCCCGGTGTCGACAGCGCCGCTATGAGTCTCGACACAGCTCGGAGGCTTGATGCGGACGGGATCAGCTTCTTCATAAGGGCCAATCCGTACCTGCATGCGAAAATGTACCACATCGAATACTCAAAGGGTCACTTCCGCAGCTTTGTCGGCTCAGCCAACTTCACGATAGGTGGCTTGGAGAGGAACCACGAGGTTATGGCCGAACTAGAAGGCGTCGGTCCGGCTTCACCCTGCGAGAGGGAGTTGGCTCGCATGACGGGGAACGGTGCTCTCACCTTCCCAGCGTGGGTTCATCGGCATAAGCCAGCGGGCGCGGGAGAAACGATATGA
- a CDS encoding tetratricopeptide repeat protein — MTAEEREAIERFKRDVIEPSMTNLVILDFWAEWCGPCKQLTPVLEKVAADHADRGVRLAKINVDEERAIAAQFRVQSIPTVYAVFQGQIVADLTPARTESQLVRMLDQLLAQLPVQGEAQAAEAELAPLIEMAEAVLAEGDGPRAVSIFEQLRAMAPDKPQVIAGLARALIADGRTDDARVALDALPEATAADPAVQRARSALELAAAAPAGADTAAQEARVAADPDDHEARFELAGALMAAGNRDTAADHLLEIVRRDREWNEGAARKRFLQLLEVVGLEDPWAGAQRRRLSAILFT, encoded by the coding sequence ATGACCGCCGAGGAACGCGAGGCGATCGAGCGGTTCAAGCGCGACGTGATCGAGCCGTCGATGACGAACCTCGTGATCCTCGATTTCTGGGCCGAATGGTGCGGGCCGTGCAAGCAGCTCACCCCGGTGCTGGAAAAGGTCGCCGCCGACCATGCCGATCGCGGCGTGCGGCTCGCCAAGATCAATGTCGACGAGGAACGCGCGATCGCCGCGCAGTTCCGCGTCCAGTCGATCCCCACAGTCTACGCCGTGTTCCAGGGCCAGATCGTTGCTGATCTGACGCCGGCGCGCACCGAAAGCCAGCTCGTCCGGATGCTCGACCAGCTCCTCGCCCAGCTTCCCGTGCAGGGTGAGGCGCAGGCGGCGGAGGCGGAGCTCGCGCCGCTGATCGAGATGGCCGAGGCGGTGCTGGCCGAGGGCGATGGCCCCCGCGCCGTCTCGATATTCGAGCAGCTCCGCGCGATGGCGCCCGACAAGCCCCAGGTGATCGCCGGGCTCGCCCGCGCGCTGATCGCCGACGGGCGCACCGACGATGCGCGCGTCGCGCTCGATGCGCTGCCCGAGGCGACGGCGGCCGATCCGGCCGTGCAGCGCGCCCGTTCCGCACTCGAGCTCGCCGCCGCCGCGCCTGCGGGTGCCGACACCGCGGCGCAGGAAGCGCGCGTAGCCGCCGATCCCGACGATCACGAGGCGCGCTTCGAGCTGGCCGGGGCGCTGATGGCGGCCGGCAATCGCGACACCGCGGCCGACCATCTGCTCGAGATCGTCCGCCGCGATCGCGAATGGAACGAGGGCGCGGCGCGCAAGCGCTTCCTGCAATTGCTCGAAGTCGTCGGCCTCGAAGATCCCTGGGCGGGCGCGCAGCGGCGGCGCCTTTCCGCGATCCTCTTCACCTGA
- a CDS encoding LolA family protein — MMTRSVSRTLFLAAAAAVLSVPVAAQQTSPLAQAQGHLKAVDTMTADFAQTGRNGRTLTGTITMKRPGRVRFEYAKGIPMLIVGDGKALTFIDYEVKQVSRWPIGTSPLSVLLNPDKDLRGVAKVTRNDSQVLLVEAKDRQRPEFGTITIAFAKVPSAPQGLMLQGWTTIDAQNNRSTIKLTNQRFNVAVADSAFRWTDPRPNRGPRG; from the coding sequence ATGATGACGCGCAGCGTTTCGCGCACCCTTTTCCTGGCCGCCGCAGCGGCGGTGCTGAGCGTGCCCGTCGCGGCGCAGCAGACGTCGCCGCTGGCGCAGGCGCAGGGCCATCTGAAGGCGGTCGATACGATGACCGCCGATTTCGCGCAGACCGGCCGCAACGGCCGCACGCTGACTGGCACCATCACCATGAAGCGGCCGGGCCGCGTCCGCTTCGAATATGCCAAGGGCATCCCGATGCTGATCGTCGGTGACGGCAAGGCGCTGACCTTCATCGATTATGAGGTGAAGCAGGTGTCGCGCTGGCCGATCGGCACCTCGCCGCTCTCGGTGCTGCTCAACCCCGACAAGGATCTGCGCGGCGTCGCCAAGGTGACGCGCAACGACAGCCAGGTGCTTCTGGTCGAGGCGAAGGACCGTCAGCGGCCCGAATTCGGAACCATTACCATCGCTTTCGCCAAGGTGCCGAGCGCGCCGCAGGGGCTGATGCTGCAGGGCTGGACGACGATCGACGCGCAGAACAATCGCTCGACGATCAAGCTCACCAACCAGCGATTCAACGTCGCAGTGGCCGATTCCGCCTTCCGCTGGACCGACCCGCGGCCCAACCGTGGCCCGCGCGGCTGA
- a CDS encoding ATP-binding cassette domain-containing protein, translated as MGYHDGVSQQEPVSRRTEAGRPSTVVLSRSISTHASTFKLADGRTFSSRRYLPIGKGDVVSLCDDSLTAYVSRDRLWIDHTAPWTETSRLQLGALDLLVTFKEIETAEEQELFQQLRQFHYRGGGGAGRTVPIIGTVEAPDLPRVVGFIELSSSMIANSARKRFFAAPYSEPSGIYWRDWDRLTSRKYSNLICRISRFVIHPELRGLGLASLFAEAARKYAGERWNYGGYRPRFLEITADMLRFYPFVGRQFTYMGDTEGNEHRVSKDMNYLVRKAMSAKGLRGMPQGGGGIMSLQRSYAAKLLEFISDTGFSLEETVGRLQYDPALLDQESWEALHNLNRRPKPCYVTGLTQAAEAYVSARASTLHGTRGPNSSRLPSEPKIWRLDDINITVSSGILQTSEARTLQDAFGFVGASVSSTVVEGLSLSLRAGEMTLVCGASGSGKSLLLGAVEQLLTGAPRCERFLTISGSASGVARVTSLPTLDPNLTPLDYLRDGQLPSFLAVTARCGLAEPQLLVRPIWTLSSGQRYRLQVALAVLVKPQIILIDNFCESLDRFSARAVCKGLRSLVLEHNVACVLATAAYDRLANFIAPGCVVMLRRGDRPTMREGVLGEI; from the coding sequence ATGGGCTACCACGACGGCGTATCGCAGCAGGAACCGGTTTCCCGGCGCACAGAGGCGGGCCGCCCCTCCACGGTCGTTCTTAGCCGTTCGATTTCGACCCACGCGTCAACCTTCAAACTCGCAGATGGGCGAACTTTTTCGAGCCGACGGTATTTGCCTATTGGGAAGGGTGATGTCGTCTCCCTGTGCGACGACTCGCTGACAGCCTACGTCAGCCGCGATAGGCTTTGGATCGACCACACAGCGCCATGGACGGAAACTTCCCGGCTGCAACTCGGGGCTCTCGACCTCCTCGTCACCTTCAAGGAGATCGAGACGGCTGAGGAGCAGGAGCTCTTTCAGCAACTGCGGCAGTTCCACTATCGCGGGGGCGGCGGGGCTGGGAGAACCGTGCCGATAATCGGAACAGTTGAAGCGCCTGATCTCCCCCGAGTCGTCGGCTTTATTGAGCTTTCATCGAGTATGATAGCAAATTCAGCCCGGAAAAGGTTCTTTGCTGCCCCTTACTCCGAGCCATCAGGAATATACTGGAGAGACTGGGACCGACTAACGTCCAGGAAGTATTCTAATCTCATTTGCCGAATATCGCGATTTGTCATTCACCCCGAACTTAGGGGCCTCGGGCTGGCATCGCTTTTTGCTGAAGCAGCGCGAAAGTACGCCGGAGAAAGATGGAACTACGGCGGATATCGGCCTCGCTTCCTAGAAATTACCGCCGACATGCTCCGGTTTTACCCGTTCGTCGGACGGCAATTTACCTACATGGGAGACACGGAAGGCAACGAGCACCGCGTTTCTAAGGACATGAACTACCTCGTCCGGAAAGCTATGTCTGCCAAGGGACTCAGGGGAATGCCACAAGGCGGAGGTGGGATCATGAGCCTACAACGCTCGTACGCAGCAAAGCTCCTGGAATTTATCAGCGATACGGGTTTCTCATTGGAGGAAACCGTTGGCCGGCTCCAGTATGATCCGGCTCTCTTGGACCAGGAGTCGTGGGAGGCTCTCCATAATCTGAACCGGAGGCCTAAGCCTTGTTATGTGACTGGTCTCACCCAAGCCGCCGAGGCCTATGTTTCGGCACGGGCATCGACATTGCACGGTACGCGAGGCCCAAATTCTTCCCGCCTGCCGTCTGAGCCAAAAATTTGGCGTCTTGATGACATCAATATCACGGTGTCCTCCGGAATTTTGCAAACCTCTGAGGCGAGGACGCTGCAAGACGCTTTCGGCTTTGTCGGAGCGTCTGTCAGTTCCACCGTTGTCGAAGGGCTATCGCTTTCGTTGAGAGCGGGAGAGATGACGCTGGTCTGCGGAGCAAGCGGCTCTGGGAAATCCCTCCTCCTCGGTGCTGTTGAGCAACTTCTCACGGGGGCGCCACGGTGCGAGCGATTTCTAACAATTTCCGGGTCAGCTAGCGGCGTCGCGCGGGTCACGTCCCTTCCGACGCTCGATCCAAACCTAACTCCATTGGACTACCTGAGGGATGGGCAGCTACCGTCGTTCCTGGCGGTCACGGCGAGATGTGGCCTTGCGGAACCCCAGCTGCTGGTTCGGCCTATTTGGACGCTTAGCTCTGGCCAGCGTTATCGGTTGCAGGTGGCCCTAGCCGTGCTCGTGAAACCGCAGATTATCTTGATTGACAACTTCTGCGAGTCTCTGGACAGGTTCAGCGCGCGGGCTGTTTGCAAGGGCCTACGGTCGCTTGTGCTCGAGCATAACGTCGCGTGCGTGCTGGCCACGGCTGCATACGATCGACTGGCAAACTTTATAGCACCTGGCTGCGTTGTGATGCTTCGTCGAGGCGACAGACCTACTATGCGGGAAGGCGTTCTCGGTGAAATATAA